Genomic DNA from Caldicellulosiruptoraceae bacterium PP1:
ATCCTTAAATTTAAAAAGGAGGCCACTTTTTGATAAGATGACCTCCTAAAATCACTTTATTTACTTTGTTCAAAAATCCAATCAAGGAACTTTTTAATGTGTCTATCCCAAAATCCCCATTCATGTGTTCCTGGTTCTTCAATGTAAGTAATATCAACGCCTAATTCTTTAGCAAAGTTCTTAAACTTAACATTTCCTTCATAGAGGAAATCCTCTGTACCACATGATTGATATAGCTTAGGTATCTCAGCGTTATTTTCTTTTAGCTTTTGTAATAAATAGCATAGGTCATTTTCGCTACCTTTTACTTTTGTTAAGTCTCCAAATACAGCCTCAAATGGTATAGAACCTCTGTTTACAACCTCTTCTGCAAGATTAACAGCACCTGAAAAGCTACCTGCTGCACAAAAGCTTTCTGGTTTTCTTAATGCTATTTTAAAAGCCCCATATCCTCCCATTGAAAGCCCTGCAATAAAGT
This window encodes:
- a CDS encoding alpha/beta hydrolase, which translates into the protein MAFIECSFLSESLMMHTQITVFVPTKTFGDIYGGNQNYYNREKKLKTLYLLHGASDDHTMWMRRTNIERYAEEKNIAVVMPSAALSFYTDMAYGQKYFTYISEELPQVVRYLFPLSDKREDNFIAGLSMGGYGAFKIALRKPESFCAAGSFSGAVNLAEEVVNRGSIPFEAVFGDLTKVKGSENDLCYLLQKLKENNAEIPKLYQSCGTEDFLYEGNVKFKNFAKELGVDITYIEEPGTHEWGFWDRHIKKFLDWIFEQSK